TCGTTCGAGCGGTTGAATGCGTCGCTTCCCTTCGATCGCCGCCTGTATCCCCAGGATATCCGCGGCTCGATCGCTTGGGCCCGCGCCCTGGCCCGGGCGGGCCTGCTCACGCCCGAGGAGTGCGATGGGATCATCGCCGGCCTGGAGGCGGTGCAGGCCGAGCTGGATGCGGGCGATTTTGTTTTCCAGCCCACCGATGAGGATATCCACACCGCCATCGAACGCCGGCTGACCGAGCGCATCGGTCCGATCGCCGGCAAGCTCCACACGGGGCGCAGCCGCAATGACCAGGTGGTCACCGACCTGCGTCTGTTCCTGATGGAGGTCTGGCCCCGACTGGATCAGGGGCTGCGGGAGCTGGAGGAGGCCCTGGCGGCGCAGGCCGAAGCCCATCTGGACCTGATCATGCCGGGCTATACCCATCTTCAGCAGGCCCAGCCTATCCGGTACGCCCACTGGTGCCTGGCCCATGCGTGGGCTTTTGAGCGCGACCGGGCGCGACTGCGAGACGCCTATCCCCGTCTGGCGACTCTCCCTCTGGGCAGCGGCGCCCTCTCCGGGACGCCTTTCCCGATCGATCGGGAGGCCCTGGCCCGGGAGCTGGGCTTCCGGTCCCTTTCCCCGAACAGCCTGGATGCCGTTTCCGATCGGGATTTCGTCGCCGAGTTTCTTTTCATCGCCGCGATGATCGGCGTCCATCTCAGCCGGCTGGCGGAGGATCTCATTCTTTTCACCAGCGCGGAGTTCGGGTTCGTGGCGCTGGATCCGGCTTACACGACGGGATCCAGCCTGATGCCGCAGAAGCGCAATCCCGATGCCCTGGAGCTGGCCCGGGCGAAAGCAGGGCGTCTCATGGGCTGCCTGATCGGGTTCCTCGCGGTGCTGAAAGGCCTCCCTTCCGGTTACAACAAGGATCTGCAGGAAGATAAAGAGCCGGTCTTCGAGGCCGTGGACACGCTGGAGATCCTGCTTGCTGTGCTCTCCGGTCTGGTGCGGACCATGCGGCCGCGGCCGGAGCGGATGCGAGAAGCCCTAGAGGAAGCGATGCTGGCCACCGAGCTGGCGGATTATCTGGTGCGCAAAGGGGTTCCGTTCCGGGAAGCGCACCGGGTGATCAGCGAGCTGGTCGGGGAATCCCTCCGGCAGGGGAAGCCGCTTTCTGCCCTTCCCCTGGAGCTCATGCGCCGATATCATCCCGCTTTCGATGCGGATGTTTACGCCGCCCTGGATGTGGAAACTGCCGTGGAGCGTCGAGCCGTCCCCGGCGGCACCGCTCGCTCCGCTGTCGAGGCCCAGCTCCAGGCCCTGCGGGCCTGTCTGGCTCGCTCCTTGTGAGAAGCTCCATACAGCGAGCGCTGGTGACCTGGAAAAGAACGGGGGAGAGGAGGCATTATGCCGCTTGGAAGGAGAGCCAGGCGGCGGAAGCCCTCGGGGTTAACGCTCGGACAGAGGCTGGATCAGGGTCGGATCGTCCGCCCGCGGGGAGTTCACCCGAGCCGAAACCGGGTAGGCGATCATCCAATCGGCCGGATACGGGCGCAGGATCTCCTGCCAGGCCCGGGAGCCAGCGGCATCATCCAGCCAGATCGCCTCATGTTCCGGAAGCAGGATCACCGGCATCCGGTCGTGGATGGGGGCGACCCGCTCATTGGCGACGGTGGTGATGATGGTGAAGCTCTCGATGATCTCCCCCTCCGGGCTCTCCCAGCGATCCCACAGCCCGGCGAAGGCGAAGGGCTCCCGATCCCGCAACCCGATCCAGTAAGGGATACGCCTGCCGGGTGTGCGCTGCCACTCGTAAAACCCATCGGCCAACACCAGGCAGCGCCGCCGGCGGAAAGCCTCGCGGAAGCTCGGGCGTTGGGTCAGGGTCTCCGCCCGGGCGTTGATCAGCCGGTTCCCGATCGCCGGGTCCTCCGCCCAGTGGGGGATCAACCCCCACCGCAACATGCGGACCCGCCGGGGATCCTCGTTGAGGAGCACGGGAAGGAGCTGGGTAGGGGCCGCATTATACCGGGGCTGCCACGGTGCGTCCGGCCATTCCGCCCGGAACCGTTCCATCAGCCGCTGTGGCTCCGTGAAGATCGTGTAGCGCCCGCACATGGAGGCCTCTTCCCTCGCTTTCTATGCCCATCT
This genomic window from Thermoflexus sp. contains:
- a CDS encoding SOS response-associated peptidase, which produces MCGRYTIFTEPQRLMERFRAEWPDAPWQPRYNAAPTQLLPVLLNEDPRRVRMLRWGLIPHWAEDPAIGNRLINARAETLTQRPSFREAFRRRRCLVLADGFYEWQRTPGRRIPYWIGLRDREPFAFAGLWDRWESPEGEIIESFTIITTVANERVAPIHDRMPVILLPEHEAIWLDDAAGSRAWQEILRPYPADWMIAYPVSARVNSPRADDPTLIQPLSER
- the argH gene encoding argininosuccinate lyase gives rise to the protein MRLWGTREGPLLDPSFERLNASLPFDRRLYPQDIRGSIAWARALARAGLLTPEECDGIIAGLEAVQAELDAGDFVFQPTDEDIHTAIERRLTERIGPIAGKLHTGRSRNDQVVTDLRLFLMEVWPRLDQGLRELEEALAAQAEAHLDLIMPGYTHLQQAQPIRYAHWCLAHAWAFERDRARLRDAYPRLATLPLGSGALSGTPFPIDREALARELGFRSLSPNSLDAVSDRDFVAEFLFIAAMIGVHLSRLAEDLILFTSAEFGFVALDPAYTTGSSLMPQKRNPDALELARAKAGRLMGCLIGFLAVLKGLPSGYNKDLQEDKEPVFEAVDTLEILLAVLSGLVRTMRPRPERMREALEEAMLATELADYLVRKGVPFREAHRVISELVGESLRQGKPLSALPLELMRRYHPAFDADVYAALDVETAVERRAVPGGTARSAVEAQLQALRACLARSL